Proteins found in one Planctomycetes bacterium MalM25 genomic segment:
- the rplQ gene encoding 50S ribosomal protein L17 codes for MRHRKRGRKLGRNPSHQRALLRSLASNLILTERDSEDLRFLDLESEPKVKGRIVTTISKAKEVRPLVEKCVTIAKKAQSAIEAAGEHASSDERGSEGWKKWRTSDKWQAWNAAMAPAVAARRRCLQLLGDKNAVAVLFEEVAPRYVDRPGGYTRVMRLAEPRLGDAGTRAILEFVGKNDRVVEKAAKPAFDAPEDEAPADEPAPATEEEATTDAEEAAEAPAEEEKKD; via the coding sequence ATGCGTCACCGCAAACGAGGCCGCAAGCTCGGCCGCAATCCCAGCCACCAGCGGGCGTTGCTCCGCAGTTTGGCCAGCAACCTGATCCTTACGGAGCGGGACTCCGAGGACCTCCGGTTCCTCGACCTCGAGTCCGAGCCGAAGGTGAAGGGACGCATCGTCACGACCATCAGCAAGGCGAAAGAAGTCCGCCCGCTAGTCGAGAAGTGCGTGACGATCGCCAAGAAGGCCCAGTCCGCGATCGAGGCCGCGGGCGAGCACGCGTCGTCGGACGAACGCGGTTCGGAAGGCTGGAAGAAGTGGCGCACCAGCGACAAGTGGCAGGCTTGGAATGCCGCGATGGCCCCGGCCGTCGCCGCCAGGCGTCGCTGCCTGCAGCTGCTCGGCGACAAGAACGCCGTGGCCGTTCTCTTTGAAGAAGTCGCCCCGCGATACGTCGATCGCCCCGGCGGTTACACCCGCGTGATGCGTCTGGCCGAGCCCCGCCTGGGCGACGCCGGCACCCGGGCGATCCTCGAGTTTGTTGGCAAGAACGACCGCGTCGTCGAGAAGGCCGCGAAGCCCGCCTTCGACGCCCCCGAGGACGAGGCTCCCGCCGACGAGCCCGCCCCCGCCACGGAGGAAGAGGCCACGACCGACGCCGAAGAGGCCGCCGAGGCCCCGGCCGAAGAAGAGAAGAAGGACTGA
- the rpoA_3 gene encoding DNA-directed RNA polymerase subunit alpha: MHIRWRGLELPSMVTCEQETLSPTYGKFVAEPFHRGFGATVGNSLRRILLSSLEGSAVTQIKLHNAQHEFTTIPGVLQDVTDIVLNVKSLVVKNHLDSTKVLRVERNSAGDVLAGDIEVDESVEVVNKDHVLATLTDDVPFVMEMVIENGRGYVPSTEHSAGVQEIGIIPVDAIFSPVTRVRYEVEETRVGQKTNYDKLTLEIWTDGSVGPEMAMVESAKILRKHLNPFVQYSELGPQVRSPARATSTGGVDPAVEAKLNMPIAELNLSVRAGNCLESENILTVRELVSRSEDHLLEVRNFGETTLTEVQEKLRDLGLHLGMRVGPPVGV; this comes from the coding sequence ATGCATATTCGTTGGCGTGGACTTGAGCTGCCCAGCATGGTCACCTGCGAGCAGGAGACCCTCTCGCCGACCTACGGCAAGTTCGTCGCGGAGCCGTTCCACCGCGGCTTCGGCGCGACCGTGGGCAACAGCCTGCGTCGCATCCTGCTCTCGAGCCTCGAGGGCAGCGCCGTCACGCAGATCAAGCTGCACAACGCGCAGCACGAGTTCACCACGATCCCGGGCGTCCTGCAGGACGTGACCGACATCGTGCTGAACGTGAAGTCGCTGGTGGTGAAGAACCACCTCGACTCGACGAAGGTGCTCCGCGTCGAGCGCAACAGTGCGGGCGACGTGCTCGCCGGCGACATCGAGGTCGATGAGTCGGTCGAGGTGGTCAACAAGGACCACGTGCTCGCCACGCTCACCGACGACGTACCGTTCGTCATGGAAATGGTCATCGAGAACGGCCGCGGCTACGTCCCCTCGACTGAGCACAGCGCGGGCGTGCAAGAGATCGGCATCATCCCGGTCGACGCCATCTTCAGCCCGGTCACCCGCGTCCGCTACGAAGTCGAAGAGACGCGTGTCGGTCAGAAGACCAACTACGACAAGCTGACCCTCGAGATCTGGACCGACGGCTCGGTCGGTCCCGAGATGGCGATGGTCGAGTCGGCGAAGATCCTTCGCAAGCACCTCAACCCGTTCGTGCAGTACTCCGAGCTCGGCCCGCAGGTCCGCTCGCCGGCCCGCGCCACCTCCACCGGCGGTGTCGATCCGGCGGTCGAGGCGAAGCTCAACATGCCGATCGCCGAGCTGAACCTCAGCGTCCGCGCCGGCAACTGCCTCGAGTCCGAGAACATCCTGACGGTCCGCGAGCTGGTCTCCCGCTCGGAAGACCACCTGCTGGAGGTTCGCAACTTCGGCGAGACGACCCTCACCGAAGTTCAAGAGAAGCTCCGCGACCTCGGCCTGCACCTCGGCATGCGGGTCGGTCCCCCGGTCGGAGTCTGA
- the rpsD gene encoding 30S ribosomal protein S4 translates to MARYTGPVCRLCRRDGAKLFLKGTRCDSAKCAFERREGPPGQAPPRRGKMTDYGQQLREKQKVKHFYGVLEKQFRLYFQKAERSKGNTGDVLMMLLERRLDNVVHRLGFGVSRSQARQLIAHGHITLNGRKCTIASAQVRAGDVVRVKNRANSLDSVRSAQSENTKDIPDYLAVTESQVPEGIVGRLPDAGDTSIPVDTQLIVELCSR, encoded by the coding sequence ATGGCTCGTTACACCGGACCCGTTTGCCGCCTCTGCCGTCGCGACGGCGCGAAGCTCTTCTTGAAGGGCACGCGCTGCGATTCCGCCAAGTGCGCTTTCGAACGCCGCGAAGGCCCCCCCGGCCAGGCGCCCCCGCGTCGCGGCAAGATGACCGACTACGGTCAGCAGCTCCGCGAGAAGCAGAAGGTCAAGCACTTCTACGGCGTGCTCGAGAAGCAGTTCCGCCTCTACTTCCAGAAGGCGGAACGCTCCAAGGGCAACACGGGCGACGTGCTCATGATGCTGCTCGAGCGTCGCCTCGACAACGTGGTGCACCGGCTCGGCTTCGGCGTGAGCCGCTCGCAGGCCCGCCAGCTGATCGCCCACGGGCACATCACCCTGAACGGGCGCAAGTGCACGATCGCCAGTGCCCAGGTCCGGGCAGGCGATGTCGTGCGGGTCAAGAACCGCGCCAATAGCCTCGACTCGGTCCGCTCAGCGCAGTCCGAGAACACCAAGGACATCCCTGACTACTTGGCCGTGACCGAGAGCCAGGTCCCCGAGGGGATCGTCGGCCGCCTGCCCGACGCGGGCGACACCTCGATCCCGGTCGACACGCAGTTGATCGTCGAGCTCTGCTCCCGTTGA
- the rpsK gene encoding 30S ribosomal protein S11, translating to MAKGKSESRKRTRRNIAVGVAYISATFNNTTVTITDTKGDTLCWATSGTSGFKGSRKATPFAGQCAAQQAAEKAKKFGLRDVDVKVKGPGSGRESAITALEAAGLKVKSIEDVTPLPHNGCRPRKKRRV from the coding sequence GTGGCGAAAGGCAAGTCCGAGTCGCGTAAACGCACCCGCCGCAACATTGCGGTTGGCGTGGCGTACATCAGCGCAACGTTCAACAACACGACCGTCACGATCACGGACACGAAGGGCGACACGCTCTGCTGGGCCACGTCCGGCACCAGCGGGTTCAAGGGGAGCCGCAAGGCGACCCCGTTCGCCGGTCAGTGCGCCGCCCAGCAAGCGGCGGAGAAGGCCAAGAAGTTTGGCCTCCGCGACGTCGACGTGAAGGTGAAGGGCCCGGGCAGCGGGCGCGAGAGCGCCATCACCGCCCTGGAGGCCGCCGGCCTGAAGGTCAAGTCGATCGAAGACGTCACGCCGCTGCCTCACAACGGCTGCCGCCCCCGCAAGAAGCGTCGCGTCTGA
- the rpsM gene encoding 30S ribosomal protein S13, which produces MPRLQGVDIPGDRPTVISLTYLYGVGPQIARELCEKAGVNPTARAREMTEDEAARIAALLDKDYTVEGQLRRQTSQNISRLREIACYRGLRHRRGLPVRGQRTKTNARTRKGPKKTVAGKKGVKDLR; this is translated from the coding sequence ATGCCACGTCTCCAAGGTGTCGATATCCCGGGCGACCGTCCGACGGTCATCTCGCTGACCTACCTGTACGGCGTCGGCCCGCAGATCGCTCGCGAGTTGTGCGAGAAGGCCGGGGTGAACCCGACCGCCCGCGCCCGTGAGATGACCGAGGACGAGGCGGCGCGGATCGCCGCCTTGCTGGACAAGGACTACACGGTCGAGGGTCAGCTCCGTCGCCAGACGTCGCAGAACATCTCGCGTCTGCGTGAGATCGCCTGCTATCGCGGCTTGCGTCACCGCCGCGGCCTGCCGGTCCGCGGCCAACGCACCAAGACCAACGCCCGCACCCGCAAGGGTCCAAAGAAGACCGTCGCCGGTAAGAAGGGCGTGAAGGACCTCCGCTGA
- the rpmJ gene encoding 50S ribosomal protein L36 has protein sequence MKVRASVKAICPKCKVVKRKGVVRVVCENPRHKQRQG, from the coding sequence ATGAAAGTCCGAGCGAGCGTCAAAGCGATCTGCCCTAAGTGCAAAGTGGTGAAGCGCAAGGGCGTCGTGCGCGTCGTTTGCGAGAACCCTCGCCATAAGCAACGCCAGGGCTGA
- the map gene encoding Methionine aminopeptidase 1, with the protein MIQLKSEREIRLMRRSGLAVWKAHQIAGSMVRPGATTREIDAAVADYFRSRNGEPLFLNYPNHEEGKPAFPAVTCMSKNEAVVHGIPDDEPLKEGEILSLDTGVRIGGWCGDAARTYKVGEVSADVQKLLDCTEAVLDLAFDLLHSKTRWSQIASTMDRYVKDHGFASVENFVGHGIGRKMHEDPQVPNYVSRSLRGQGDFRIEPGLVIAVEPMVNMGTKQVKLAPDHWTQVTKDGKPSAHFEHTIAITKDGPKRLTEAPAEDELALLEDD; encoded by the coding sequence GTGATCCAGCTCAAGAGTGAACGCGAGATCCGCCTGATGCGCCGGTCCGGCTTGGCCGTCTGGAAGGCGCACCAGATCGCCGGGTCGATGGTCCGCCCCGGGGCGACCACCCGAGAGATCGACGCAGCGGTCGCCGATTACTTCCGCTCGCGGAACGGCGAGCCCCTCTTCCTGAACTACCCGAACCACGAAGAGGGCAAGCCCGCGTTCCCGGCGGTGACTTGCATGTCCAAGAACGAGGCGGTCGTCCACGGCATCCCGGACGACGAGCCGCTCAAGGAGGGCGAGATCCTCTCGCTCGACACGGGCGTGCGGATCGGCGGCTGGTGCGGCGACGCCGCCCGCACCTACAAGGTGGGCGAGGTCTCCGCGGACGTCCAGAAGCTGCTCGACTGCACCGAGGCGGTGCTCGACCTGGCGTTCGATCTGCTGCACTCGAAGACCCGCTGGTCGCAGATCGCCTCGACGATGGACCGGTACGTGAAGGACCACGGCTTCGCGTCGGTGGAAAACTTTGTCGGTCACGGCATCGGACGGAAGATGCACGAAGATCCTCAGGTGCCGAACTACGTGAGCCGATCCCTGCGGGGACAGGGCGATTTCCGGATCGAGCCCGGCCTGGTGATCGCGGTGGAGCCGATGGTGAATATGGGGACCAAGCAGGTGAAGCTGGCCCCCGACCACTGGACCCAGGTCACGAAGGACGGGAAGCCGAGCGCCCATTTCGAGCACACGATCGCGATCACCAAGGATGGCCCCAAGCGGCTAACCGAGGCGCCGGCAGAGGACGAGCTGGCGCTGCTGGAGGATGACTGA
- the adk gene encoding Adenylate kinase, with amino-acid sequence MRVVFIGPPGAGKGTQSLRVADTLDLAHLSTGDILRASRDAGHAIGLEAAKHFEAGHLVPDDLVVKLVGERLSADDCEQGYLFDGFPRTLGQAEALDDLLNERGTPLDAVIEFAIPQDELFKRLSERGREDDSEETVRERLRLYASATEPLLGYYHGRGVLCRIDALGSPDEVFQRVLTALKELKAA; translated from the coding sequence ATGCGAGTAGTATTCATCGGACCGCCAGGCGCGGGCAAAGGGACCCAGTCGCTGCGGGTGGCTGACACGCTCGATTTGGCTCACCTGTCGACTGGCGACATCCTGCGGGCCTCTCGCGACGCGGGCCACGCCATCGGCCTGGAGGCCGCCAAGCACTTTGAAGCGGGCCACCTGGTTCCGGACGACCTAGTGGTCAAGCTTGTCGGTGAACGACTGTCGGCTGACGACTGCGAGCAGGGTTACCTGTTCGACGGTTTTCCGCGGACCCTGGGCCAGGCTGAAGCCCTAGACGATCTGCTCAACGAACGCGGCACGCCGCTCGACGCGGTGATCGAGTTTGCGATCCCGCAGGACGAGCTCTTCAAGCGGCTCTCCGAACGCGGCCGCGAGGACGACAGCGAGGAGACCGTGCGTGAGCGCCTCCGGCTGTACGCCTCGGCGACGGAGCCGCTGCTGGGCTACTACCACGGCCGGGGCGTGCTCTGCCGAATCGACGCCCTCGGTTCGCCGGACGAGGTCTTCCAACGCGTGTTGACGGCCCTCAAAGAACTCAAGGCGGCTTAG
- the secY gene encoding Protein translocase subunit SecY — translation MFEKLRVVWQIPELRKKILLTLGLLAVYRIGFQISLPIVDSEALAQMQGSQGGLSDMLKQVAVLSAANLQNITIFGLGIMPYISASIIFQLLGSVIPQLEALQKEGESGRKKINEYTRYATVILCLIQSWFFVTSFAGSQGLVAAEFTNPATGKMLLSWTIVSVLTMTAGTIFLMWLGEQIDEYGIGNGISLLIMAGILAQMPYAGYQLYQKSTLTLGETGGALDPPRLLLLAAMFIGVVVGTVYITLGQRRITMQSAKHQRGRRVVGGGKSYLPLKVNQAGVMPIIFASSLLMFPALFLDQIARASIAWEDSFFKSALNLVNDAYQRNAFIYNLTFLALIYFFCYFWTAITFNPKDMAENLKNFGSFIPGYRPGKRTADYLEKVMFRITYVGAGFLALIAIVPTVLNGLLSVPWSIAMFYGGTSLLIAVSVAFDLVQKIDSHLVMRNYKGLLE, via the coding sequence ATGTTTGAGAAACTCCGCGTAGTCTGGCAGATCCCCGAGCTCAGGAAGAAGATCCTGCTGACGCTCGGCCTGCTGGCCGTTTATCGAATCGGCTTCCAGATCAGCTTGCCGATCGTCGATTCTGAGGCCTTGGCCCAGATGCAGGGCAGCCAAGGGGGCCTGAGCGACATGCTCAAGCAGGTCGCCGTGCTCAGCGCCGCTAACCTGCAAAATATCACGATCTTCGGCCTGGGCATCATGCCCTACATCTCGGCGTCGATCATCTTCCAGCTGCTCGGCAGCGTGATCCCGCAGCTCGAAGCGCTCCAGAAGGAGGGCGAGTCGGGACGCAAGAAGATCAACGAGTACACCCGCTACGCAACGGTCATCCTCTGCCTGATCCAGAGCTGGTTCTTCGTGACCTCCTTTGCCGGCTCGCAGGGCCTGGTCGCCGCGGAGTTTACGAATCCCGCCACGGGCAAGATGCTGCTGAGCTGGACAATCGTCTCGGTGCTGACGATGACCGCCGGCACGATCTTCCTGATGTGGCTCGGCGAGCAGATCGACGAGTACGGCATCGGCAACGGCATCAGCCTGCTCATCATGGCCGGCATCCTCGCGCAGATGCCCTACGCGGGTTACCAGCTCTATCAGAAATCGACCCTGACGCTCGGCGAGACGGGCGGCGCGCTCGACCCGCCCCGGCTGCTGTTGCTGGCGGCCATGTTCATCGGCGTTGTGGTCGGCACCGTGTACATCACGCTCGGCCAGCGCCGCATCACGATGCAGAGCGCGAAGCACCAACGCGGCCGCCGCGTCGTCGGGGGTGGCAAGAGCTACCTGCCGCTGAAGGTGAACCAGGCGGGCGTCATGCCGATCATCTTCGCCAGCAGCCTGCTGATGTTCCCGGCGTTGTTCCTGGACCAGATCGCCAGGGCGTCGATTGCGTGGGAAGACAGCTTCTTCAAGTCGGCTCTCAACCTGGTCAACGACGCCTATCAGCGGAACGCTTTCATCTACAACCTGACGTTCCTGGCGCTGATCTACTTCTTCTGTTACTTCTGGACCGCGATCACCTTCAACCCGAAGGACATGGCGGAGAACCTGAAGAACTTCGGTTCCTTCATCCCGGGTTACCGGCCGGGTAAGCGGACCGCCGATTACCTTGAGAAGGTGATGTTCCGCATCACCTACGTCGGGGCGGGCTTCCTCGCCTTGATCGCGATCGTGCCGACCGTGCTGAACGGTTTGCTGAGCGTCCCCTGGTCGATCGCGATGTTCTACGGCGGCACCAGCCTGCTGATCGCGGTGAGCGTGGCGTTCGACTTGGTGCAGAAGATTGACAGTCACCTTGTGATGAGGAACTACAAGGGGCTGTTGGAGTAA
- the rplO gene encoding 50S ribosomal protein L15 gives MILNDVHRGIQKNRKRKRIGRGPGSGHGKTSGRGHNGAGSRAGSSPHRMFAGGATTLWQRIPKRGFNNKWAKTVVVVNVGQIEEAFDAGAEVTVEALVAKNIAKGRFDELKILGEGDLTKKFKISAHRFSKSAAEKIEKAGGEMVIVPGKTPVAEKQREKRQQKKST, from the coding sequence ATGATCCTGAACGACGTCCATCGCGGCATTCAGAAGAACCGCAAGCGCAAGCGGATCGGTCGCGGCCCCGGTTCGGGCCACGGCAAGACCTCCGGCCGGGGCCACAACGGCGCCGGCTCGCGTGCCGGTTCGTCGCCCCACCGCATGTTCGCCGGTGGCGCCACGACCCTGTGGCAGCGGATCCCCAAGCGCGGCTTCAATAACAAGTGGGCCAAGACGGTCGTCGTCGTGAACGTCGGCCAGATCGAAGAGGCCTTCGACGCCGGCGCCGAGGTCACGGTCGAGGCGCTGGTCGCCAAGAACATCGCCAAGGGCCGATTCGACGAGCTGAAGATCTTGGGCGAGGGTGACCTCACCAAGAAGTTCAAGATCTCCGCTCACCGTTTCAGCAAGTCCGCCGCCGAGAAGATCGAGAAGGCGGGCGGCGAGATGGTGATCGTGCCCGGCAAGACGCCGGTCGCCGAGAAGCAGCGCGAGAAGCGGCAGCAGAAGAAATCGACGTAA
- the rpsE gene encoding 30S ribosomal protein S5: MARDRREKKDRQQGELSENVVKIKRCSAVVKGGRRFSFAALVVVGDNKGKVGQGYGKANEVPPSVEKARKAAMRNMITVPMEGSTIPHTVKGRFGGAEVILVPASEGTGVIAGASVRAVCESAGIHNILTKSFGSNNPVPLVKATIEALKKLRTKSEVERLRGVTLS, translated from the coding sequence GTGGCTCGCGACCGACGCGAAAAAAAGGATCGCCAGCAAGGCGAACTCTCCGAGAACGTGGTGAAGATCAAGCGCTGCAGCGCCGTCGTGAAAGGCGGCCGGCGTTTCAGCTTCGCCGCGCTCGTGGTGGTTGGTGACAACAAGGGCAAGGTCGGCCAGGGCTACGGCAAAGCGAACGAGGTGCCGCCCAGCGTCGAGAAGGCTCGCAAGGCCGCGATGCGCAACATGATCACGGTGCCGATGGAGGGGTCGACGATCCCCCACACGGTGAAGGGCCGTTTCGGCGGCGCCGAAGTGATCCTGGTGCCCGCCTCGGAGGGTACGGGTGTGATCGCGGGCGCGTCGGTGCGTGCTGTCTGCGAGTCGGCCGGCATCCACAACATCCTGACGAAGAGCTTCGGTTCGAATAACCCGGTCCCGCTTGTGAAGGCGACGATTGAAGCGCTGAAGAAGCTGCGGACCAAATCGGAGGTCGAGCGCCTCCGAGGAGTGACGCTGTCATGA
- the rplR gene encoding 50S ribosomal protein L18 — translation MDKQRSLDKQRTRRKFRVRKRTRGTAERPRLCVSRTHRNITVQVIDDESGKTLASASTQDKQLAPALKYGGNADAATAVGKAIAERATAAGVKTVCFDRGPYRYHGRVAALAEAAREGGLEF, via the coding sequence ATGGACAAGCAACGCTCACTCGACAAGCAACGCACGCGTCGGAAGTTCCGCGTCCGCAAGCGGACCCGCGGCACCGCCGAGCGGCCTCGCCTTTGCGTGTCGCGCACCCACCGCAACATCACCGTCCAGGTGATCGACGACGAGTCGGGCAAGACGCTCGCCTCGGCCTCGACGCAGGACAAGCAGCTCGCCCCGGCGCTGAAGTACGGCGGCAACGCCGACGCGGCGACGGCGGTCGGCAAGGCGATCGCCGAGCGGGCGACCGCCGCGGGCGTGAAGACGGTTTGCTTCGATCGTGGCCCCTACAGGTACCACGGCCGAGTCGCCGCCTTGGCCGAAGCGGCCCGCGAGGGCGGCCTCGAGTTCTGA
- the rplF gene encoding 50S ribosomal protein L6: MSRLGKKPVAIPSGVKVAVADRTVTIEGKLGKLSYEHRPEVSVSVNDEDKQIQVERGGDDRADKAFHGLTRALLANMVVGVSEGYEKKLEIQGVGYLGAIAGDTLQLRVGFANEIHKKIPKELDVTCPDQTHIVVKGLDKQKVGQFAAEVRAVRKPEPYKGKGIRYEGEQVRRKAGKAAK; this comes from the coding sequence ATGTCCCGACTCGGTAAAAAACCCGTAGCGATCCCCAGCGGCGTGAAAGTCGCTGTCGCCGATCGCACCGTCACCATCGAAGGCAAGCTCGGCAAGCTCAGCTACGAGCACCGCCCCGAGGTTTCTGTCTCGGTGAACGATGAGGACAAGCAGATACAGGTTGAGCGTGGGGGCGATGACCGCGCCGACAAGGCGTTCCACGGTTTGACCCGAGCCCTGCTGGCGAACATGGTGGTGGGCGTCTCCGAGGGGTACGAGAAGAAGCTTGAGATCCAAGGCGTCGGTTACCTGGGCGCCATCGCGGGCGACACGCTTCAGTTGCGGGTCGGCTTCGCCAACGAGATCCACAAGAAGATCCCCAAGGAACTGGACGTCACCTGCCCGGATCAGACCCACATCGTCGTGAAGGGGCTGGACAAGCAGAAGGTCGGGCAGTTCGCCGCCGAGGTCCGCGCGGTGCGCAAGCCGGAGCCCTACAAGGGCAAGGGCATCCGCTACGAGGGCGAGCAGGTCCGCCGTAAGGCGGGCAAGGCCGCCAAGTAA
- the rpsH gene encoding 30S ribosomal protein S8, with product MMTDPIADMLTRIRNAVRVERADVQMPLSKVKRGVAEVLKREGYIWDWQEEDVDGEPVKQLRLDLKYGPNGEQVIQKIRRVSTPGRRIYSQAKTLRPVLNGLGISIVSTSRGVLSDREARQKNLGGEVLCELW from the coding sequence ATGATGACCGACCCGATCGCCGACATGCTGACCCGGATCCGCAATGCGGTCCGTGTGGAGCGTGCGGATGTGCAGATGCCCCTCTCCAAGGTGAAGCGAGGCGTCGCCGAAGTCCTCAAGCGCGAGGGCTACATCTGGGATTGGCAAGAAGAGGACGTCGATGGCGAGCCTGTAAAGCAGCTCCGCCTCGACCTGAAATACGGCCCCAACGGCGAGCAGGTGATCCAAAAGATCCGCCGCGTGAGCACGCCGGGGCGCCGGATTTACTCTCAGGCCAAGACCCTGCGTCCGGTCCTCAACGGTCTGGGCATCTCGATCGTGAGCACCAGCCGTGGCGTGCTGAGCGACCGGGAAGCCCGCCAGAAGAACCTGGGCGGCGAAGTGCTTTGCGAGCTGTGGTGA
- the rpsN1 gene encoding 30S ribosomal protein S14 encodes MASKSKIAKAEKKPKFSSRRESRCKMCGRPRAVYRKFGICRICFRELANKGVIPGVRKASW; translated from the coding sequence ATGGCGAGCAAATCGAAGATCGCGAAAGCGGAAAAGAAGCCCAAGTTCAGCTCACGGCGTGAGTCCCGCTGCAAGATGTGCGGCCGGCCCCGCGCGGTGTACCGCAAGTTCGGCATCTGCCGCATCTGCTTCCGCGAGCTGGCGAACAAGGGCGTCATTCCCGGCGTTCGCAAGGCGAGCTGGTGA
- the rplE gene encoding 50S ribosomal protein L5 — protein sequence MIATARLKDRYESEILPSLQEKLGRKNRLALPRLEKIVVSMGVGSAISDKKHIEEATNALAEITGQKPLVCRSRKSIAGFRLREGMPIGAKVTLRGVRMFEFLDRLVSIALPRVRDFRGVKKKAFDGNGNYSLGLTEQTVFPELNPDKYTRPQGMNIAICTSGATDEESLQMLEMFGFPFERPEK from the coding sequence ATGATCGCGACCGCACGCCTCAAAGACCGCTACGAGAGCGAGATCCTCCCCTCGCTTCAGGAGAAGCTGGGCCGGAAGAACCGCCTCGCCCTGCCGCGTCTGGAGAAGATCGTCGTCAGCATGGGCGTCGGCAGCGCGATCAGCGACAAGAAGCACATCGAGGAGGCGACCAACGCCCTCGCCGAGATCACCGGCCAGAAGCCCTTGGTCTGCCGCTCGCGGAAGTCGATCGCCGGCTTCCGCCTCCGCGAGGGCATGCCGATCGGCGCCAAAGTCACGCTCCGCGGCGTGCGGATGTTCGAGTTCCTCGACCGTCTGGTCTCGATCGCTTTGCCGCGTGTGCGTGACTTCCGCGGCGTGAAGAAGAAGGCCTTCGACGGCAATGGCAATTACAGCCTGGGTCTGACCGAACAGACGGTTTTCCCCGAGCTGAACCCGGATAAATACACCCGCCCGCAGGGCATGAACATCGCGATCTGCACCTCCGGCGCGACGGACGAAGAGTCGCTGCAGATGCTCGAGATGTTCGGTTTCCCCTTCGAGCGACCCGAGAAGTAA
- the rplX gene encoding 50S ribosomal protein L24, with product MLIKTGDTVEVIAGADKGVRSRVIKIDRLAGKALIEGVNKALKHVKRSQKHPQGGRLSKEMPVQISNVQFYCESCGSRSKLGARFTDEGAKERFCRKCSTTVSELAPPKAQYAKK from the coding sequence ATGTTGATCAAAACTGGGGACACGGTCGAAGTGATCGCCGGCGCCGACAAGGGCGTTCGTAGCCGCGTGATCAAGATTGATCGCCTCGCCGGCAAGGCGCTCATCGAGGGCGTCAACAAGGCGCTCAAGCACGTCAAGCGGAGCCAGAAGCACCCGCAGGGCGGCCGCCTGAGCAAGGAGATGCCGGTTCAGATTTCCAACGTGCAGTTCTACTGCGAGAGCTGCGGCAGCCGCTCGAAGCTGGGCGCTCGCTTCACGGACGAGGGCGCCAAGGAACGCTTCTGCCGCAAGTGCAGCACGACCGTTAGCGAACTCGCCCCGCCCAAGGCTCAGTACGCCAAGAAGTGA
- the rplN gene encoding 50S ribosomal protein L14 has translation MIQMQTRLNVADNTGAKEVMCVKVLGGSRRRFAGLGDVIVCSVKSVIPGSDVKKKAVVRGVIVRAKAPTRRPDGSYVRFDSNAIVLIDKDNNPRGTRIFGAVARELRDRRFMKIVSLASEVV, from the coding sequence ATGATCCAGATGCAGACGCGGCTGAACGTCGCGGACAACACGGGCGCCAAAGAGGTCATGTGCGTGAAGGTGCTCGGCGGAAGCCGGCGCCGCTTCGCGGGCCTGGGCGACGTGATCGTCTGCAGCGTGAAGAGCGTGATCCCGGGCAGCGACGTCAAGAAGAAGGCCGTCGTCCGCGGGGTGATCGTGCGGGCGAAGGCCCCGACGCGTCGGCCCGACGGCAGCTACGTTCGCTTCGACTCGAACGCGATCGTGCTAATCGACAAGGACAACAACCCGCGTGGCACCCGTATCTTCGGCGCCGTCGCTCGCGAACTCCGCGATCGGCGTTTCATGAAGATCGTGAGCCTCGCCAGCGAAGTGGTTTGA
- the rpsQ gene encoding 30S ribosomal protein S17: protein MPKKQVIGLVTSDRASKTRRVEIDRMVKHPKYGKIIRRKTVCHVHDEQNESGEGDTVEIIECPPKSKLKRWELVRVVTKSQAVDLGALRAAQKAQLEAESSTGATGEKTDG from the coding sequence ATGCCTAAGAAACAAGTCATCGGACTCGTGACCAGCGACCGGGCGAGCAAGACCCGCCGGGTCGAGATCGACCGGATGGTGAAGCACCCGAAGTACGGCAAGATCATCCGTCGCAAGACCGTTTGCCACGTCCACGACGAGCAGAACGAGTCGGGCGAAGGGGACACGGTCGAGATCATCGAGTGCCCGCCCAAGTCGAAGCTGAAGCGTTGGGAGCTGGTCCGCGTGGTTACCAAGAGTCAGGCGGTCGACCTCGGCGCTCTGCGGGCCGCGCAGAAGGCGCAGCTGGAGGCCGAGAGCTCGACCGGAGCTACAGGCGAGAAGACCGACGGCTGA